TGTATGAGATGATGAAGGAAGATCCAGAATCTGGTTTTGAAGAAGAGCTAGAGGCGGGAGTTGAAGAATACAGTCTGCTACTATCGGACTATGAATTAACGACCTTACTAAATGGGCCGCATGATAAAAATAACGCCATCTTAGAAATTCATCCTGGTGCTGGTGGGACGGAATCGCAAGACTGGGGCAGTATTCTGTTAAGAATGTTCACACGTTGGGCAGATGCTAAAGGTTTTGGCGTAGAAACATTAGACTATCAAGCGGGTGATGAAGCGGGCATTAAGAGTGTAACCCTATTGATAAAAGGGTTAAATGCCTATGGCTACTTGCGATCAGAAAGAGGCGTTCACCGCCTTGTTCGTATTTCACCATTTGATTCAGCTGGACGTCGTCACACATCCTTCTGTTCGATTGATGTTATGCCAGAAATTGCGGCAGACAATGCTGAAATTGAAGTTGATCCAGATGACATCCGTGTTGATACCTACCGTGCTAGTGGTGCTGGTGGTCAGCATATCAATAAAACATCTTCAGCTATTCGAATTACCCATATTCCAAGTGGGATTGTTGTTCAAAGTCAATCACAGCGATCACAATTCCAAAACCGTGATACAGCGATGGGAATGCTGAAAGCAAAGCTCTTCCAAAAACAAGAAGAGGAACGTGAGCAAGAGTTAGCTGCTATTCGTGGTGAGCAGAAAGAAATCGGTTGGGGTTCTCAAATTCGTTCTTATGTCTTCCATCCTTATTCAATGGTTAAGGACCACCGAACAAACTATGAAACAGGAAATGTTCAAGCTGTTGTTGATGGCGATTTAGATGGCTTTATCGACGCTTACTTAAAAATGAACATGGTTTCAGATGACTAACCTTCTATTTATGATATTGTGAGTAAATATGATGATGGTAACCGACACATTTTGAAATATAACTGTAAAGAAACTAATACAGACATCCTTTATATCCATGCTATAATGATTAGGCAGTCAAGCATAGAAAACGTATCTACCGCAAACACTCAGCTGTTTGTGGTTTTTTCAGAAAGAAAGTCTATTGAAAAAATGAATAGATATTAAAAAATATAAAAAGATGGGTGATAATATGATTGAGATGCTTAATGTCTCAAAGAAATATCCGAACGGTATTACGGCTGTTAATAATTTAAATGTTAAGATAAATCAAGGTGAGTTTGTATATGTAGTAGGTCCCAGTGGGGCAGGAAAGTCCACCTTTATTAAAATGATGTACCGTGAAGTAAAGGCAACATCAGGAATTGTTAAAATTGGGAAATTTGACGTGACCAAGCTAAAAGAGCGTGATGTACCAATGTTACGTCGTTATGTTGGTGTTGTCTTCCAAGATTTTAAATTACTACCTAAACTGACTATTTTCGAAAATATTGCTTACGCAATGGAAGTTATTGAGAAAACACCAAAACAAATTGAAAAACGTGTCTTTGAAGTATTAGATCTTGTTCGACTAAAACATAAAGCGCGTATGTTCCCAAATGAATTATCAGGTGGGGAACAACAACGGATCGCGATTGCACGTGCGATTGTTAATATGCCCGGCATTTTGATTGCTGATGAGCCAACAGGTAACCTTGACCCAGATACGTCAATGGAGATTATGGCTATTTTAGAAGAAATCAATAATCAAGGAACAACCATTTTGATGGCGACACATAATAGTCAGATTGTAAATGATATTAAACACCGCGTTCTAGCCATCGAAAGTGGCCGAATCGTCCGTGATCAGCAGGAAGGAGAATACGGATATGAAATTTAGAACAATGATGAGGCATATCCGTGATGCAAGTAAAAGTCTAGTTCGTAATGGTTGGATGACCTTAGCAGCGATTAGTGCTGTTACGATGACATTATTGCTTGTAGGCTCATTCGTTGCGATTTTATTTAATGTTAATAAATTAGCTACTGATATTGAAAATGATGTTAGTGTGCGTGTCTTTATTGATTTAGGTGCACAAGACTCAGACCGTGAACATTTAAGGTCAGAATTGGAAAAAATTCCTAATATTGAAACAATTACCTATTCAACACGTGATGAAGAATTGGATAAATTAATTGGGAGCTACGGTGAGGAGTTCAATCTCTTTGGCGGAGATGATAATCCCTTGCATGATGTCTTTATTTTAAGCACAGCTATGCCAGATCAAACCGGTGCTGTTGCTGAAGCGGCAGAGAAATTAACCTTTGTGGCGAAGGTTGAATATGGTGGAACGACAGCTGAAAAACTGTTTGATACGATTTCAACTATGAGAACGATTGGCGTTATCATTATTGTCGGTCTATTACTCATTGCTGTTTTCCTTATCTCAAATACGATTCGAATTACGATTTTCTCTCGTAGTACAGAGATTGAAATTATGCGTCTCGTAGGAGCTAAGAATAGCTATATTCGTTGGCCAATTTTAATTGAAGGATCATTTATCGGTTTAATTGGATCGTTAATTCCAACCATAATATTGGTTTTCATGTATCGTTTCCTTTATCAACTTGGAACAGACTATCTAATCGGATCTAATTTCGCCTTATTATCTCCTGAGTCCTTTATTTATTACACAGGGTTGGCACTGATTGCTATTGG
This genomic interval from Jeotgalibaca arthritidis contains the following:
- the prfB gene encoding peptide chain release factor 2 (programmed frameshift), giving the protein MELSEIKSFLEESEGKIASFGGLFDLEVLEADIAEYEDRMLDPEFWNDSEKAQETINEANQLKGVYHTFQKLATVQEDLEMMYEMMKEDPESGFEEELEAGVEEYSLLLSDYELTTLLNGPHDKNNAILEIHPGAGGTESQDWGSILLRMFTRWADAKGFGVETLDYQAGDEAGIKSVTLLIKGLNAYGYLRSERGVHRLVRISPFDSAGRRHTSFCSIDVMPEIAADNAEIEVDPDDIRVDTYRASGAGGQHINKTSSAIRITHIPSGIVVQSQSQRSQFQNRDTAMGMLKAKLFQKQEEEREQELAAIRGEQKEIGWGSQIRSYVFHPYSMVKDHRTNYETGNVQAVVDGDLDGFIDAYLKMNMVSDD
- the ftsE gene encoding cell division ATP-binding protein FtsE, producing MIEMLNVSKKYPNGITAVNNLNVKINQGEFVYVVGPSGAGKSTFIKMMYREVKATSGIVKIGKFDVTKLKERDVPMLRRYVGVVFQDFKLLPKLTIFENIAYAMEVIEKTPKQIEKRVFEVLDLVRLKHKARMFPNELSGGEQQRIAIARAIVNMPGILIADEPTGNLDPDTSMEIMAILEEINNQGTTILMATHNSQIVNDIKHRVLAIESGRIVRDQQEGEYGYEI
- the ftsX gene encoding permease-like cell division protein FtsX → MKFRTMMRHIRDASKSLVRNGWMTLAAISAVTMTLLLVGSFVAILFNVNKLATDIENDVSVRVFIDLGAQDSDREHLRSELEKIPNIETITYSTRDEELDKLIGSYGEEFNLFGGDDNPLHDVFILSTAMPDQTGAVAEAAEKLTFVAKVEYGGTTAEKLFDTISTMRTIGVIIIVGLLLIAVFLISNTIRITIFSRSTEIEIMRLVGAKNSYIRWPILIEGSFIGLIGSLIPTIILVFMYRFLYQLGTDYLIGSNFALLSPESFIYYTGLALIAIGVFIGSFGSVISMSRFLKV